A region from the Silene latifolia isolate original U9 population chromosome 7, ASM4854445v1, whole genome shotgun sequence genome encodes:
- the LOC141591267 gene encoding uncharacterized protein LOC141591267, protein MIVCLKRVVAKEKEVEGHGNPRSLCELIEMLTPAQKKSVKDIGFGGLLELKATAFYHLMADWLMECYDDVSQMFMFSEKTNFVITKHDVYDVFMLPCTEKAVQLTSPKKKDNPDRGLVMSWKARYNVAPALEISLEKVKTEMMGLVDGGNMFKKLFVMFSMGSFLAPTVHKRVDLRLLRAVENVNDIVKQDWCSYVIFKLSEAVKSYKNNDTTNVGGCLLFLQLVYFHRLSWRGNPAPRELPLQWEWRPLWYRRMAE, encoded by the coding sequence GGTGGTAGCGAAGGAGAAGGAAGTAGAAGGTCACGGTAACCCGAGATCGTTGTGTGAGCTAATTGAGATGTTGACACCAGCTCAGAAAAAAAGCGTAAAAGATATAGGGTTTGGGGGCCTTCTGGAGTTGAAAGCAACTGCTTTCTATCATCTCATGGCGGACTGGTTGATGGAATGTTATGATGACGTTTCtcaaatgtttatgttcagtgaGAAGACGAACTTTGTCATCACAAAGCATGATGTGTATGACGTATTCATGCTGCCATGTACAGAGAAGGCCGTCCAGTTGACATCTCCGAAGAAAAAGGACAACCCGGATCGAGGGTTAGTAATGTCATGGAAGGCGAGATATAATGTGGCTCCAGCTCTTGAGATTTCACTAGAAAAGGTGAAGACGGAAATGATGGGCTTGGTAGATGGTGGCAATATGTTTAAGAAGTTATTTGTGATGTTCTCGATGGGGTCCTTCTTAGCGCCCACAGTGCACAAACGTGTTGACCTGAGACTGCTCCGAGCGGTGGAAAATGTCAATGACATAGTGAAGCAAGATTGGTGTTCCTATGTTATCTTTAAGTTGAGCGAGGCCGTGAAATCATACAAGAATAATGACACCACAAATGTCGGTGGCTGCCTACTATTTTTACAGTTGGTTTACTTCCACCGCTTGAGCTGGAGAGGGAATCCCGCACCTCGTGAACTGCCCTTACAGTGGGAATGGCGGCCACTTTGGTATAGGCGAATGGCAGAATGA